From a single Spartinivicinus poritis genomic region:
- a CDS encoding DUF637 domain-containing protein — translation MSEVALTSTSVVAAYAYAASQFAVGTINGKGNIGAGLKNTFSKDGLKNIASAGLTAGLTTGFVNPAFTGASFNLNTLEGIRNFALQQAANATTGALVDSAVHGGSVGDNISQGLVSAAGNVASGLAFNAIGDLSVEYPNLFVEGSPQKTVLHAITGGLISEATGGDFKSGAIAAGANELLIDKLTQSKWFKEGDHELKVETLSQIIGVTATALEGGNPEQGANKLQGITT, via the coding sequence ATTTCGGAGGTAGCCTTAACCAGTACCAGTGTTGTTGCAGCCTATGCCTATGCCGCTAGCCAATTTGCTGTAGGTACGATTAATGGTAAAGGCAATATTGGCGCAGGCCTAAAAAATACCTTTTCTAAAGATGGTTTAAAAAATATTGCTAGCGCGGGTTTAACCGCAGGCTTAACGACAGGTTTCGTGAACCCTGCCTTTACTGGTGCTTCATTTAATTTAAATACATTAGAAGGTATTCGGAACTTTGCACTGCAACAGGCGGCTAATGCTACAACAGGTGCACTAGTTGATAGTGCCGTTCATGGCGGTAGTGTTGGTGACAACATTAGTCAAGGCTTAGTGAGTGCAGCAGGTAATGTTGCTTCAGGGCTTGCCTTTAATGCGATTGGTGACTTATCCGTTGAATACCCTAACCTGTTTGTAGAAGGCAGTCCCCAGAAAACAGTACTACATGCCATTACAGGTGGTTTAATCAGTGAGGCCACTGGCGGTGACTTTAAGTCAGGTGCAATTGCGGCGGGTGCCAATGAGTTACTGATTGATAAGCTCACTCAAAGCAAATGGTTTAAAGAAGGCGATCATGAACTAAAAGTAGAAACCCTTTCGCAGATTATCGGTGTGACTGCAACTGCA